From Pedobacter aquae:
TAACATGATTAGCTCTGTTGATGGTATTGTAAATAGCAGACCAAGCTGTATTAAACAATACTTCATCTGTACGGAAATTAATGTTCACCAAATTTGCTGCCCCACCAGTAGTTAAATTTCTAATATCAGCACTAGGGAAAAAACCTAAAGTAACATAAGTCTCGCCGTAATAACCGGATGAACTTAATTGCCTATAAACACCTCTTAACGCTGTTTCACTAGATCCTTTATCATAAATAGGATCTAAATCTGATACGGCATTTAAGGGCTCTGTCTCTAAAAACTTCTCGCAAGAGGAAAATAAAATAGAAAAGAGAATAATATATATTTTAAATGTTTCATGATACTCATATTTAAAGGGTGAGATTTAAACCAAACTGAACTGTACGTGGTTGTGGAGGTGTACCATAATCGTAACCTTGGATATTTCCTGTTCCTAGATTAGATTCAGGATCAGCCCCAGTATACTTCGTAAACAGAAGCAGATTATTACCCGTTACATAGAATCTTAGCTTATCTATTTTAGCTCTTGCTGTAAGTGTTTTGGGTAGCGTATATCCTAAGGTTAAGGAACGCAACCTTAGAAAAGATGCATCCTCAAAAAACCTACTGTTTTCTTGTCTGGCGTAATTAGCTGCTGTTAATTTAGGTACATCAGTAACTTGGCCAGGGCTTGTCCAACGGTTTAGCTGACTTGCTAACAAAACACGGTTAGCATCTAACGTACCACCTGTTTCTCCCAACATTCTATTATGGTTCCATAGATTATTTCCATAAGAGAAAGTAAAGAACACGCCTAAATCAAAGGTTTTATAATTGAAATTATTCGTAATCCCTCCAAATAATTTAGGCCAAGTACTTCCTAATATTTGTCTGTCATCAGCAGTAATTCTACCATCCTTATTAAAATCATCAAATACAGCATCACCAGTATTAGGGTCTACATAAAGCTGTTTATACAACCAATATGAGTATAACTCTTTTCCTTGTTGTAGTCTTATTAAATCTCTTCCTGCAAAAGGGATATCAGCCGGTATTCTTTCTATCGTATTTTTATTTTGAGCCAGATTTAAATCGGTTTTCCAAGTAAAGTTTTTAATCTTGACATTGGTAGCATTTATACCTAACTCGAAACCTTTATTGCTAATTTCTCCAAAATTGGTAATGTAAGATGAAAAGCCAGATGTAGCAGGAGTGGCAACCAGTAACAAGGCATCTCTGGTATATTTATTATAGTAGTTAAACTCTATGTTAATTCTGTCATTTAACAACCCTATATCTAAACCTGTACTAAACTGACTTGTTGTTTCCCACTTTAAATTAGGGTTAGCAATTTGTAAAGGAGCAGTTCCGGGTAATTCTGCGCCTCCTAAAGCATCGGCATAGCCAAAACCGCCTGTCCATAAACCATTAGATGCAAAATCATTTATCCCACCTTGGTTACCAGTTGTACCGTAACTTACCCTTAGTTTTAGATTAGAAATTGTACTTAAATCTTTTAAGAAATTCTCTTCATGAATACGCCAAGCCCCACCAACAGAAGGGAAATATCCCCATCTATTATTTTCTCCAAACCTTGATGAACCATCTGCCCTGATGGTAAATTCGAAATAATACTTTCTTTTAAAATTATAATCTGCCCTCGAGAAAAACGATGCTAAAGTACTATTAGTCGTAAACTGAGATGCAGTTTGTATAGCTGCTGATGATATTTGTGTATAAGAGTTATTAGGGAAATTTGTTCCCGTAGCCGATACGTTTTTAATCTCAGCGCTTTGCAAAGTATTACCAATCAATACACCAAAACTGTGTTCTTTTGATTGATTACGATAAGATAGGGTTTGCTCATTAATAACAGTGGTAGATTGAGTAATACTTTGTGTACCTCTGCCTCCACTGGCTCCTAAAATTGTTCGAGTATCCCAATATTCGTTCTCTTCATAATTATTATAATCAGCACCAAAAGTAGAACGAAACTTAATTTTGGGTGTGATATCATAATCCAGATAAACATTACCAACATAATGGTAGCTGTTAGACCAAAGATTAACTGTATTGGTTAATACAGCAATGTTATCAAAATTTACCCACCTTAATGGCGAACCATCTGCAGCAAAAATTGGTAAGTAGGTTGGGATATTTAGAGATGCTTGTAATAGCGTTCCGTTACCACCGTTTGCAGGTCTTGCTTGGTCTCGATAGCTTTTAGACAAGCTATTACTTGTACCAATGGTAATTTTATCATTTACTTTTTGATCTAGATTTACTTTAAAACTTGCTCTATCAAAACCCATAGGTTTCCAAATAGATTCTTGATCTGTAAACCCAGCACCTAAATAATATCGTGTTTTTTCTGAACCACCGTTAATAGATAAATCATAGTTACGTAAATTAGCTGTACGATTTAAATAAGCCATCCTATCAAAAGTGGGTTGCTCCTGAGGTAAACCTCTTCCCGGTACATTATTGATAATTTGATTAACAGGCCTGAATGGTTCTGGTAAACCTGCATTTCTGCTGTACTCATTCACTAAAATTGCAT
This genomic window contains:
- a CDS encoding SusC/RagA family TonB-linked outer membrane protein, translated to MQNYEKAIKSFCAIALSKKFLLFLFIIFTSSYLQAQVQTKPLINATLSGKVIDAQTKEPLPGALVQLEGVTHNAQTDAAGRFNFVTGQKLPVTLIISYLGYQKLRIVATTTPITIELQEDRRQLSDVVVVGYATQNRKDLIGSVSKINPADVKTIPEVSFDAQLQGKAAGVQISSNTGVPGSDIFIRVRGATSINASNDPLYVIDGVFVNNVSLQNISQDRGTSPLADLNPADIESIEILKDATATAIYGSRGANGVVIVTTKRGNYRQKPSISFNASEGLGWAPADRVWKTTTGEQHAILVNEYSRNAGLPEPFRPVNQIINNVPGRGLPQEQPTFDRMAYLNRTANLRNYDLSINGGSEKTRYYLGAGFTDQESIWKPMGFDRASFKVNLDQKVNDKITIGTSNSLSKSYRDQARPANGGNGTLLQASLNIPTYLPIFAADGSPLRWVNFDNIAVLTNTVNLWSNSYHYVGNVYLDYDITPKIKFRSTFGADYNNYEENEYWDTRTILGASGGRGTQSITQSTTVINEQTLSYRNQSKEHSFGVLIGNTLQSAEIKNVSATGTNFPNNSYTQISSAAIQTASQFTTNSTLASFFSRADYNFKRKYYFEFTIRADGSSRFGENNRWGYFPSVGGAWRIHEENFLKDLSTISNLKLRVSYGTTGNQGGINDFASNGLWTGGFGYADALGGAELPGTAPLQIANPNLKWETTSQFSTGLDIGLLNDRINIEFNYYNKYTRDALLLVATPATSGFSSYITNFGEISNKGFELGINATNVKIKNFTWKTDLNLAQNKNTIERIPADIPFAGRDLIRLQQGKELYSYWLYKQLYVDPNTGDAVFDDFNKDGRITADDRQILGSTWPKLFGGITNNFNYKTFDLGVFFTFSYGNNLWNHNRMLGETGGTLDANRVLLASQLNRWTSPGQVTDVPKLTAANYARQENSRFFEDASFLRLRSLTLGYTLPKTLTARAKIDKLRFYVTGNNLLLFTKYTGADPESNLGTGNIQGYDYGTPPQPRTVQFGLNLTL